A single genomic interval of Daucus carota subsp. sativus chromosome 1, DH1 v3.0, whole genome shotgun sequence harbors:
- the LOC108194063 gene encoding probable folate-biopterin transporter 2 — MVEEELQISSEAEEVQHYESNKGPSAGFWGPINWFRMLVTEMHWTFVFAVLMVYGVSQGLGGALARVGTEYYMKDVQKVQPSEAQVYSGITNIPWLVKPIWGLLTDVVPVFGYRRRPYFIFAGIFGLVSMLFLSLHKNLHILFALLSLLVGSAGVAIADVTIDACVAQKSGSHPVLAADMQSLCSLSASIGALIGFSLSGIFVHLIGPRGVYGLLTIPAGLLLLVGFLLKEPHTPNFAYGQVRQKFLDAASSMWNTLMLPEVWRPCLYMYLSFALSLNIYEGMFYWYTDSKDGPSFSKEAIGYMLSIGSVGSLLGATLYQYSLKDHAFRSLLFWTQLVLGLSGMLDLFLVLRLNLKLGIPDYVFAVIDESIYQMTAKLKWMPLLVLSSQLCPSGIEGTFFALLMSIDNAGVFSSTWGGGLLLHLTNVTRTQFDNLWLAILIRNVLRLVPISLLFLVGGGDPASSILPSEEQDAKAVEYVPDIKDIELVSLVKNAEGRY, encoded by the exons ATGGTGGAGGAAGAACTTCAAATATCAAGTGAGGCAGAGGAAGTTCAACATTATGAATCCAATAAAGGGCCGAGTGCCGGTTTCTGGGGGCCAATTAATTGGTTTAGAATGCTTGTCACTGAAATGCACTGGACGTTTGTTTTTGCAGTTTTGATGGTCTATGGAGTAAGTCAAGGACTCGGAGGAGCTCTTGCACGGGTAGGCACAGAGTATTATATGAAGGATGTGCAGAAAGTTCAGCCTTCTGAAGCACAAGTTTACTCTGGAATCACTAATATTCCTTGGCTTGTCAAACCTATATGGGGCCTTCTCACAGACGTTGTACCGGTTTTTGGGTATCGTAGAAGGCCTTATTTCATATTTGCAG GCATTTTTGGTCTTGTCTCCATGCTCTTTCTATCGTTGCACAAAAACCTGCATATTCTATTTGCACTATTATCTTTATTAGTAGGAAGTGCTGGGGTTGCAATCGCTGATGTAACCATTGATGCTTGTGTCGCTCAGAAAAGTGGCAGCCATCCAGTTCTTGCTGCCGACATGCAAAGCTTATGCTCTCTAAGTGCTTCAATTGGAGCTTTAATAGGGTTTTCTTTAAGCGGAATATTTGTTCATTTAATTGGCCCAAGG GGGGTTTACGGCTTGTTAACCATCCCAGCAGGGCTTCTGTTACTTGTTGGCTTTTTGCTAAAGGAACCACATACACCTAACTTTGCATATGGGCAG GTACGTCAAAAATTTCTAGATGCAGCTAGTTCAATGTGGAACACACTAATGTTACCAGAGGTGTGGAGACCATGCTTATATATGTATCTATCCTTTGCATTAAGCTTGAACATATATGAAGGCATGTTCTACTGGTACACTGATTCGAAAGATGGTCCATCTTTTTCTAAG GAGGCAATTGGTTACATGCTCTCAATTGGTTCGGTGGGATCTCTTCTGGGCGCCACCTTGTATCAGTATAGTCTGAAAGATCATGCATTCAGGAGTTTACTCTTCTGGACTCAGTTAGTACTTGGTCTTTCAGGGATGCTTGATCTGTTTCTCGTCTTAAGGCTAAACTTAAAACTGGGAATCCCTGACTACGTATTTGCTGTCATTGATGAAAGCATCTACCAAATGACTGCAAAATTAAAATGGATGCCCCTTCTTGTCCTAAGTTCGCAGCTCTGTCCCTCCGGCATTGAAGGCACATTCTTTGCCTTGCTAATGTCTATTGACAATGCTGGCGTTTTCTCATCAACATGGGGAGGAGGGTTGTTACTCCATCTTACAAATGTCACGAGGACCCAATTTGACAATCTTTGGTTGGCCATTTTAATACGAAACGTACTAAGATTAGTTCCAATCTCTCTACTTTTTTTGGTAGGAGGGGGTGATCCAGCTTCATCTATtcttccaagtgaagaacaagatGCAAAAGCAGTAGAGTATGTTCCAGACATCAAGGATATCGAACTGGTCTCCCTTGTTAAGAATGCAGAGGGTAGATACTAG
- the LOC108204228 gene encoding probable folate-biopterin transporter 2 — translation MVEEELPISSEAEEVQHYEPKKGISGCFWGPINWFRVLCVEMHWSFVFGVLMVYGVSQGLGGALARVGTEYYMKDVQKVQPSEAQVYSGITNIPWLVKPLWGLLTDVVPVFGYRRRPYFIFAGIFGLISMLFLSLHKSLHIAFALLSLLVGSTGVAIADVTIDACVAQKSGSHPSFAADMQSLCSLSTSIGALVGFSISGIFVHLIGPRGVYGLLTIPAGLLLVVGFVLKEPPIHNFAYGQVHVKFQDAASSMWNTLKYPDVWRPCLYMYLSFALSLNIYEGMFYWYTDSKDGPTFSKEAIGYMLSIGSVGSLLGAFMYQYGLKDHPFRNILFWAQLVLGLSGMLDFVLVLRLNLKFGIPDYLFAVIDESIYRMTATLKWMPLLVLSSKLCPPGIEGTFFALLMSIDNAGLFSSTWGGGLLLHLMNVTRTRFDNLWLAILIRNVLRLAPLTLLFLVSRGDPASSILPNEPHDAKAVEDVPDSKDIELVSLVNSADGR, via the exons ATGGTGGAGGAAGAACTTCCAATTTCGAGTGAGGCTGAGGAAGTTCAACATTATGAGCCCAAGAAAGGGATCAGTGGTTGTTTCTGGGGACCAATTAATTGGTTTCGGGTGCTTTGTGTGGAAATGCATTGGAGTTTTGTTTTCGGGGTTTTGATGGTGTATGGAGTTAGTCAAGGACTTGGAGGAGCGCTTGCTCGGGTAGGCACAGAGTATTATATGAAGGATGTGCAGAAAGTTCAGCCTTCTGAAGCACAAGTTTACTCCGGAATCACTAATATTCCTTGGTTAGTCAAGCCTCTATGGGGCCTTCTTACAGATGTTGTACCGGTTTTTGGGTACCGTAGAAGGCCTTATTTTATATTTGCAG gCATTTTTGGCCTTATTTCCATGCTCTTTCTATCATTGCACAAAAGCCTGCATATTGCATTTGCACTACTGTCTTTATTAGTAGGGAGTACTGGGGTTGCAATAGCCGATGTGACCATTGATGCTTGTGTGGCTCAGAAAAGTGGCAGTCATCCTTCGTTTGCTGCTGACATGCAAAGCTTATGCTCCCTGAGTACTTCAATTGGAGCTTTAGTAGGATTCTCTATAAGCGGGATATTTGTTCACTTAATTGGGCCAAGG GGGGTCTATGGATTGTTAACCATCCCAGCAGGTCTTCTACTAGTTGTTGGCTTTGTGCTCAAGGAACCCCCTATACATAACTTCGCATATGGACAG GTACATGTAAAATTTCAAGATGCAGCTAGTTCCATGTGGAACACACTAAAATACCCTGATGTATGGAGACcatgtttatatatgtatttatccTTCGCATTGAGTTTGAACATATATGAAGGCATGTTCTACTGGTACACTGATTCAAAGGATGGCCCAACTTTCTCAAAG GAGGCAATTGGTTACATGCTCTCAATTGGCTCGGTGGGATCTCTTCTTGGGGCCTTTATGTATCAGTATGGTCTTAAAGATCATCCATTCAGAAATATACTCTTCTGGGCTCAATTAGTACTTGGTCTGTCAGGGATGCTTGATTTCGTTCTCGTTTTACGGCTAAACTTAAAATTCGGAATTCCTGACTACTTATTTGCTGTGATTGACGAAAGTATCTACCGAATGACTGCCACACTAAAATGGATGCCTCTTCTTGTCCTAAGCTCAAAGCTTTGTCCCCCTGGGATTGAAGGCACTTTCTTTGCCTTGCTCATGTCTATTGACAATGCTGGACTTTTTTCATCGACATGGGGAGGAGGATTGTTACTTCATCTTATGAATGTTACGAGAACTCGCTTTGATAATCTTTGGCTGGCTATTTTAATACGAAACGTCCTAAGATTAGCTCCACTCACTCTGCTATTTTTGGTATCAAGGGGTGATCCAGCTTCATCGATTCTTCCAAATGAACCACACGATGCAAAAGCAGTCGAGGATGTTCCCGACTCGAAGGATATTGAACTTGTCTCCCTTGTTAACAGTGCAGATGGTCGTTAG
- the LOC108193637 gene encoding probable steroid-binding protein 3, translating to MEISIQQLNQYNGTDPSKPIYVAIKGRIFDVTTGNSFYGPGGSYSMFAGKDATRALAKMSKNEEDVIASVDGLTDKELGVLADWEKKFEAKYPVVGRVVS from the coding sequence ATGGAGATCTCAATTCAGCAGCTTAATCAATACAATGGCACAGACCCATCAAAACCCATTTACGTAGCTATAAAGGGTCGTATCTTCGATGTCACTACCGGCAATTCTTTCTACGGTCCCGGCGGTTCTTACTCCATGTTTGCCGGCAAAGATGCTACGAGGGCTCTTGCTAAAATGAGCAAAAATGAAGAAGATGTTATTGCCTCTGTTGATGGTCTCACTGACAAAGAATTGGGTGTTCTTGCTGATTGGGAGAAGAAGTTTGAAGCTAAGTACCCTGTTGTTGGCCGTGTTGTgtcttaa